The sequence below is a genomic window from Acidobacteriota bacterium.
TCGGTCGTGGTCTGCTCTGTGAAGTCGCAGTGCTCGGTCATCCCGGCAAGCTCTGCGATGTTGCGCAGGGCGAGTTCGCCCCAGCGGCCACGAACCTGCGTTCCACGCAGGGCGGTGTCGAGCGAGGTCGTCTTGTCCTGAAGGGTCGCGGTCGCGCTCTGGAGCTGGCTCAGATGCTCCTTGAGCCCATCGTACGCGCCACGCCGCTCCTTTTCGATCTCGGCAGTTTTGGCATCGAGGTTCTTGAGGGTGTCCTTGAGAGGCGCCAACATCGCCTCGATGGCCTGCCGGCGTTTCTCGAGATCGGCGGCGGACTGCTCCCGCGTCGTCTTCCACCGCTGCTCCGCCAGCTCGAGGAACTGTTTCGAGCTACCCTCCAAAGCCGCTGCCGACAGTGCCTTGAAGGTGTCTTCGAACTCCTTGCGCGACGATGTTATGAAAGCCTTTTGCTCTTCCAGGCGCTCTTGCACGGTCTTGACCTGCACCTCGGCGGCCGAGACCTGACGGTCGAGCTCGTTCTTTGCTTCCCGAAGCGTGGCGAGCTCACGCTCCAGGGCGCTCCTGCTCTGAGCCTCGTGGTCCGCGCGGGCGGCCTCGGCGGAGATCTTTTTCTCGAGGTGGGTCTCTACCTGCGCGTGCGCCAAACGCGATCGGGTGGTGGCGACAATCCATGCGACGATGCCCCCCACCACCAGGGCAGCTGCGAGCGCTACACCGAAGACGACCGGCGACAATGTCACCAGGTGACCCCCACGAAATCGATGGAATTGGCCGTCGCCATGTTCTTCGATCCTAGCTCGCATTATTCATGAGGTCTAGTCGCGAGGGTGGCGAGCAAGCGCCGCTGGGTATGGTGCATCGCCGGCCGCAGCAGAGACTTCATGGATAATGCGGGCTAGAGACCGAGGTAGATGATCGAGAGGCCGGCGGCGGCGATGACACATCCCGCGATGACGTGCGACCACTGCTCCAGCGGGCCCAGCTTCAACATGTTCAGGCCCTTCAGGCCGAGAAGCGTTGCTCCCACCATCGATACCAACGTCGCCACCCCGAACACCACCGCGGTGAGGAGTGCCACGTCCCAGCGTCCCTGGCTCGCCGGCAGGGCGAAGAGCGGAATCAGGGGCTCGCACGGGCCAAGGACAAAAATGATGAAGAGTGTCCAGAAGGTCGTAGTGGCACCGATCTTCTGGTGTTCGTGGCCGTGAGGGCTCAGACCGTGGCTGTGGATGTGAACCTCGTCCCCGTGTACATGGGCCTCGATCCCCTTGCGCTTGCGCAGGGCGTGGCGCAGACCCCAAAGAGCGTAGGCCACACCGAACGCTACCAGCGCCCATGCCGCCAGCGGCCCACGGCCGGACTCAACCGAATCGATCTGGCCGATGGCGAGCCCGAAGGCTATACCGAGGCTGCCGAGAATCACGGACGACCCGATATGACCGAGACCGCAGATCGAGGTGACGGCCACCGTGCGGAATCGTGACCAATCCCGGGCTTTTGCGAGCATGATGAACGGAAGGTAGTGATCCGGTCCGAGCAACGTGTGGACGACGCCGACCCCGAAGGCGGCCGCCAGAAGGCTGGGCGAGATTTGACTGAACTCCATCAGCAGATCCTTGGCAGATCGAGACCGGAAAGCAGGTCAAGGGGCCGCTCTCCACCGACCCGTGTCTTCATCACAACTGGCGGGGCTCCACTGGTCGCTTCTTCCATCCACCCTATGATCGCAGATTCCGCACCCAATGGGTGCGACCGCAGGGCTTCGAGCGCCTTTTCCGCGTCACCCGCCGCGACCCACGCCAGCGCCCGGCCTTCGCAGGCAAGGGCGAGCGGGTCGAGGCCCAGGAGGTCGCAGACCCCGGCCACCTCCCTGCGCACCGGCAGCGCCTCCTCCCGGAGCACCACCTTGGCGCCACACCTGTCGGCGACCTCGTGGCACACGGTCACCACGCCGCCACGGGTCGGATCGTGTAACGCCTTGACCGCCGATTCGCTCCCCAGTAACGTCTCGACCATGTCGGCCAGAGGCGCGCAGTCAGACCTCAGGCCCGGAGCCGACAGCTGGTGGCGGTGGGCCAACACGGTCGCCCCGTGATCACCGATCGGCCCCGACACGAGGACGGCGTCCCCCGGCTCGATATGCGCGTCCGACAAATCCCGGCCCGGTGGGACCACCCCGAGGCCGGCAGTGACCGCGAAGAGCCCATCGCCCTTTCCCCGCGGCACGACCTTGGTGTCTCCGGCCACGACTGTTACTCCAGCGGCCTCCGCAGCGCCAGCAGCGCCGCGCACGCAGGTCTCGAGGAGGTCGCCGTCGGCCCCCTCTTCGAGAATCAACGCCCAGGTCAGCCACAACGGCCGCGCTCCGCACATCGCGAGATCGTTGACGGTGCCGCAAATGCTGAGGTAGCCCAGATCGCCGCCAGAGAACACCGGCGGATCCACCACGAACGCGTCGGTCGAGAGCGCCGGCCGCCCGGGCGGCATTTCCGGCAGAACGGCAGCATCCGTCAGCGTCTCGAGATGTGGATTTCGGAGGGCCGGCAGAAAGAGCTCCTCGACCAGCCTGCGGGTCAGGCGGCCACCGCCACCGTGCGCCAGCAGGACCTTCTCGGGGCCCTTCATGGACCGGCTTCCTCGGCCCACCGTTCGTGGCGGTACCACGCCGCACAGGTTCCCTCCGACGACACCATGCAGGCGCCGACCGGGGTGTCTGGATCACAGCCGGAATCGAAGAGCGGGCACTCCGGGGGGTCGATCACCCCCCGTAGGACCTCTCCGCAGCGACAACCGACCGGTTCGGCCGGCTCCGAAACCGCCACCTCGATCAGAGCCGCGTTCCGATGATCGAACTCGGACCGCAGGCCGAGCCCCGACCCCGGCACGACGCCGAAACCGCGCCACGTTTCGTCGGACGGCTCGAAGAAGCAGTCGACGAGCTCGCGCGCCCTGAGGTTGCCTTCCGCCGTCACCACCCGTCCGTAAACGTTGCCGATCTCGGCCCGCCCCTCGACCGCCTGACGAACCAGGGCCAACACCCCCTGGACAACGTCGGTCGGCATGAAACCGGCCACCACGCCGGACACATCGAAATCCTCGGCCAGGAACTCGAAGAGCTTCCAGCCGGTAATGACCGAGACGTGGCCCGGCAAAAGGAAGCCGTCGACATCGAGCTCCGGATCGTCGACCAGCACCCGCATCACCTGGGGCATGGTCTTGTTGCCGGGCAACAGCAGGAAGTTCGGGACACCCTCCTCCTCGGCCTCGGAGAGCGCCCCGGCGATCGTCGGGGTGGTCGTTTCGAACCCGACGGCCAGGAAGATCACCCGTTGATCCGGATGCGCTCGCGCCAAATCGAGCGCATCGCGCGGGGAGTACACGATTTCGACGCTCGCACCTTCGGCTCGCGCTCGCTCCAGGCTGACCGTGCTCGACGGCACTCTCATGAGATCCCCGAACGTGCAAACGATGGTTTCGGGGAGCGATGCGAGAGCCAGCGCTCGATCGAGGTAGTCGACCGGGGTCACACACACCGGGCATCCGGGACCCGAGATCAACCGAACCTTGTCGGGCATCAGGCGCCGCAAACCGGCGCCCGCGACGCTGTGGGTGTGGGTGCCGCAGACCTCCATCAGAGTCACGCCGCGATCGAGCTTCGCCGCCTCCCGGCGAAGCTCATCCAGGATCCCGGCCATCGCTGCCGGGTCCTTATAGAGATTGGAGCTCATAGCTCCGCCATGGCGTCGGAGTACTCGCGGAGCATTTCGAGGGTCTTCGCCGCCTCGTCGGCATCCACCTGGCCGATCGCGAACCCCGCGTGAACGAGAACGTAGTCTCCAACCTCGGCTTCCGGCACGTACATTACCGAAATCCGCCGCTGCACGCCGTCGATTTCGGCCACACCCTCGAACTCGTTCCGCTCGACCAACACCATCGGAATGGCGAGACACATCGCTAATCCCTCCATCGCTCTCCACGGCGGTCACGGAAGTGATCGCCAGAAGCTTCGCGCCCTTTATCCTACCGAAGCCGATCGACTTCGTCTTTCGGAGTTCGGAGTTCAGAGTAGAGAGTTGAGAGTTCCGCCACCCACCCCTCGCGGCAAAGAGGAAGGGGGACAACTCTCAACTCTCGACTCTAAACCCTTCACTTCCTGCTTTTTACCTGTTGAAATCTCTCGCTTGTTTGAGTCGGCTTCACCCCACGCGCGGCAGCAACTGCGGCGATCACCGCCTGCCCGTACGACAGGCCACCGTCCCCGGGTGGGACGTTTCGCGGAAGCAGAACCTCGAATCCCCGCGCTTCCAGATCCCGGGAAAGCGTTCGACAGAGAATGCGATTCACCGCACAGCCACCTCCGAGGGCAACGATTCCACGTCGTTCGCCGGCCACTCGCTCGGTGAGCTCCGCGGCGAGGCGACTGAAGGTGTTGTGGAAGCCGGCGGCAATCGTGGACGATGGTTCTCCTTCCGCCGCGCGACGTGCCGTTTCAACCAGCAATCTGGATGACGGAATGACCGGAATTCCTTCCCGTTCTTCGATGGTGACATCGTTCCAGATCTCCGGGTCGCCGCTCTGCCGCGACGCCAGCGCTTCGAGCCGCGCCGCGGCCTCCCCCTCCCACCGGTTGACCTCGCCGACGCCAAGGAGAGCACCCGCCGCTTCGAAGACCCTGCCGGCGCCGGACGCCAGCGGCCATTGCCGATTCGAAGCGAGCCGTATCATCGTCGTCAGGTGATCCTTTTCGATCTGCGCCGTCATCGGTGTCGACTCGATCATCCGCTCTTCACCGGCACCCGCCAGGGCCGCGACAGCCACTCGCCACGGTTCGCGCACCGCCGCCTCTCCGCCGATCAGGGGCAGAGGATCGAGGTGGCCCGGCCGGCTCCACCGGAGCTCACCGTCGAGTAACAGCCACTCGCCGCCCCAGGCGGTGCCGTCTGGCCCCCACCCGGTGCCATCGAGAGCGATTCCGAGGCAGGCATCACCGACGTCGGGGAAGCGTTCATGCTCGGCCAGTACAGCCGCCACGTGGGCGACATGGTGCTGCACCGGCAGCACATCCACCCCACATCTGTCAGCGATTTCTCTTGCCATCCAGGAACTCGGATAGTCGGGGTGTGCGTCGGCGACCACCGCTTCGGGCTCGACCTCGAGGAATTCGAGCAGGCCCTCGAGCACCTCGGCCAGGAACTCACGCGCCGGAACCGAGTCGAGGTCTCCCACGTGCTGCGAGAGAAAGGCCTGATCGGACTGGGCGACGCACCCGGTCACCTGCAAATGTCCGCCGGTCGCTACGATCACCGACGGCGACGAAACCGGCAACGGCAGAGGCTCGGGCACCCAGCCGCGGGCTCGACGCACGAGCCTCGGGCCCCGGTCCGAGGTCCGCACCACCGAATCGTCGAGGCGCCGCACGACATCGCGGTCGTGCAGGAGGAAACAGTCTGCGATACCAGCGAGGCCCTCGATGGCTTCGCGATTCCCACGCCTCAGCGGCTCCTCCGACAAGTTTCCGGAGGTCATCACCAGTGGCGGCATTTTCGGGTCTCTCAGGAGCTCGACGTGGAGAGGCGTGGTCGGCAGCATGACACCCAGATCCTCGAGCCCCGGTGCCACTTCAACAGACACTGCCGATTCACCTCGCCGCGGGGCGAGCACGATGGGCGCCCTGGGCGATTCGAGCAGCTCCCTGGCGGCATCGTCCAGTACCACCGTCTGCTCGGCTACTTCGAGGCTTCGCACCATGACCGCGAACGGTTTACCGAAGCGTTTCTTCCGCCGCCGAAGCCGGTTCACCGCCTCCGTGGAATCGGCGCGACAGGCGAGCTGAAAACCGCCCAGACCCTTGACTGCCACGATTCGCCCGTCCAGTAGCGCCTCGCGGGCCCTCGCGATCGGATCCTCGGCACCCTCGATCTGCTGACCACACTCGTCGGCAATCCAGAGTCGAGGGCCGCAGATCGGGCAGGCCACCGGTTCGGCGTGAAAGCGCCGGTCACCCGGGTCGGTGTACTCCTTCTCACAACCGGTGCACAAAGGGAAGCAGGCCATCGAAGTCCGCTCCCGGTCGTACGGTAGCGAGCGAATCAGCGTGAACCTCGGTCCGCAGTTGGTGCAGGTGGTGAACGGGTATCGATATCGGCGGTCCTCGGGGTCCTCCATTTCTCGTCGACAGTCACTGCAGAGGACGGCATCCGGTGGTACCAGTGCTCCTTCTCTCTGCCCCAGGGTTGAGGTGCGAACCTCGAAATCTGCTTCACCGAGGGGCTCGATCTCGTCTCGTTCGACCCTGTCGAGCCTGGCCAGCGGCGGCAGCTCTGTCGGCACACGGTCGAAGAACGCCTCGACGACCTCCGCCGGGCCTTCGATCTCGGCGGTCGCCCCCTGTGGATCGTTGATCACCCAGCCGGAAAGGCCGAGGGAGCTCGCGATGCGGTGAATCACCGGCCGGAAGCCGACGCCCTGGACGGTGCCGCGCCACCTTATCTGTACCCGGATTGGTGCGGCCTTCTTCACCCGCGCGCTTGCCTCTTGGCCGCGAGACGGGCACGAAGCAGCTCGAGCCATCCGTCCAGCCCATCGCCCGCGAGCGACGACGTGACGAGAACAGTGCCTTTGGGGTTGAGGCTGCTGATCTGGGATCTCACCGAAGCCAGGTCGAACGGCACGTGCGGCAGCAGATCCGACTTGGTGATCACCGCCACCTCTGCGCGGGCGAAAATGGCCGGATACTTGACGGGCTTGTCGTCCCCCTCGGCCACCGACAGAAGGACGACCTTGAAGTCTTCACCGAGGTCGTAGGTGGTCGGGCAGATGAGGTTGCCGACGTTCTCTATGAACAGGATGTCGACCTCCGGGAAATCCGCATCCTCGATTCCGGTTTCAATCTGGCGCGCATCCAGATGGCAACCGCCACCGGTGAGGATCTGATGGGCCGGAACGCCGAGGGCTCGGATGCGGTCGGCGTCGTTCTCGGTGGCGACGTCACCCTCGATCACCGCTGTCGTGAGCTCGCCGTCGAGCGCTCGAACGGTCGCCTCGAGCAGGGTCGTCTTGCCCGACCCCGGTGAGGAGATTAGGTTGGCCACCAGGGTCCCCGAGTCGGAAAACCTGGCCCTCAGCTCCTCGGCACGTTGCTCGTTCGCTGCGAGGGCGCGACGTTTGACGGTTACCACCTTTTTCATTGCGAGATCCTCTCGTGATTCCCGGATTGTCAACCCGCGGCATCAGCGGCTTCGAAGCTGAGATCGATGACATCGAGCTCGTCGCCTCCGCAGACCTCGAGCGGCATGCCGCAGTCAGGGCACAAACGCATCCAGGATCCGGTTGCACGGTCCTTGGATTCGCCGCAGGTGGCACAGCGCTGGTCGGCAGGACACCACTCGATCACCAGCTGCGCACCGGAATCGGCTCCGCCCTCGATCACGGCCTCCCAGGCGTAGGCGAGGAGATCGGGCTCAACGGCCGACAGCTCTCCGACGGCGACGCGGGCCTGCTGCAGCCGTCCGCCACCGTGCGCATCGATCGTTTGGCGGCAGGTCTTGTAGACCTCGATGGCAATTCCCATCTCGTGCACCGAGTGATTATAGCCGCCCGCCCGCCCGCGTGAGTTTTGAGTTCTGAGTTTTGAGTTTCGAGCTCCCTGTAACCCCCCATTTCTTTTGCGGGTGGGTGATAACTCAGAACTCAGAATTCATAACTCAAAACTTTCGTCGCATCACCATCTGATATCCGGTGGCTTGTGTACAATGCCCGCGTTCATGGACTTACCTCGTCTCATCATCACGGGCGCTTCCGGGTTCATCGGCCGTCAACTCCTCGACTACTTCAAGGATGACTTCGAGATCGTCGGCCTGGCCCGCCGATCTCAGTCCCGCTGCGGTGCACCCGTACACAAGAACATCTCGTGGCACCAGGTCGATATCGCAGATCGTGACGCTCTCGCCACAACGTTCCATGACATCCGGAAATCCGGCGGTGCCAATTACGTCTTCCACCTCGCCGCACACTACGATTTCACGGGAGAGAAGCACCCCGAGTACTGGCGCACCAACGTCGAAGGGATGCGCAACGTTCTCGAAGAGTGCCGGGACCTCGATTTGGAGCGCCTGGTCTTCAGCTCATCGGTCGCGGTATCCAGCTTCCCTGAAAAGGGCGAATTCCTCACCGAGGACAGCCCGCCAGACGGCGACCACGTCTATGCGGTCACGAAGCGGATGGGCGAGGAGATGTTGGCCGAGTTCGACGACGTTCCGTCCTGCATCATCCGCCTCGCAGCCCTCTTCTCGGACTGGTGTGAGTATGCTCCCCTCTACATCTTCCTCGAGACCTGGCTTTCAAACGTCTGGAACAGCCACATCATCGGCGGCAAAGGGACCACGGCGATTCCCTATATGCACGTCCGTGAAATGGGTCCATTCATGAGAAAGCTGCTCGAGCTCGGTGACGCTATCGGCCAGCGAGAGATCTTCATCGCCAGCCCCAGCGAAACCCTCTCCCACAAGACGCTCTTCGATCTCGCCAACATCGATTTTCACGGCCAACGGCAACGGCCGATCTTCATGCCGAAAACTCTTGCGAGAATCGGCGTCTGGGGTCGGGACCTTCTCGGGCGTGTGCTCGGAAATCGGCCGTTCGAGCGGCCATGGATGATCAACTTCCTCGACACCGATCTCGCGGTCGACGCCAGCAATACGTACGAGAAGCTGGGGTGGCGCCCGAGAAAACGGCTCCTCCTACAACGGCGGATGCCATTCATGGTGGAGCATCGCAAGGTCAGCCCGAATGAGTGGCACCGCCTCAACCGCGCGGCGATGAAGGAAGTCCACCTCCGGCCGAACCTTCGCATCAACTGGCTCCTCGAAAAGCACCTCGACGAGATCTGCACGCAGTTCCTCGACCAGATTTTGTCGCCGGGTTCCGCAACCCATTTCCCCTCCTACCAGAACGTCGCACGCGACGTCCTCGAGTGGCGGTTCATGATTCTCCTTCGCCACCTGCAAAGCTCGATCCGCACCGGCGACCGGGGCCTCTTCACAACCTACTGCCGTGACCTCGCCGAGAAGCGCCTGATGCAGGGCTTCGGTGTCCGCGAGGTGATCGGAGCCCTGTTGACGGTCAGCGCCCTGTGCGTCGACACCCTCCTCTCAGACCCGGATGGAGAGGATCTCGCCGGGCCGATCCACGACTACCTGCGGATGACCGTGCAATTCGGCTGCGACCAGATCCTCGAGATCTACGAGGAGGTCGGTGGCGAGGAGCTCGAAGAAGAGTTTTGAGTTTTCAGTTTGAGTTCGGATCGGTCGCAGGCATTCCTGCCAAACGTTGGAACGTTCAACGTTGAACGTTCAACGTCCTACGGCGCGGTGGACGAGGTAGGCGGTAAGCGCCATGGCCCCGTCGGCGAAGCCCGAGAACCAGACTGACCACGGCGTTTCGGCCAGGAACGATCCGCCGAGAAGAAACACGAAGGCGATCGATTTCGCGACCAGAAGCAGCACGATCGTCCTCGACCGTGAATACTCGATGATGTAGCCGGTCGCCAGCACGAAGTGAAAAGCACCGGCCTGCCAGATGAAGAAGATCGGGTCGGCGCCTGGCCAGCCGGCGAACCGTATTGCCCAATCGCCCGCAAACATCAGCATCAAACCGATAATGAAGCTGTGGAGTGAAATGAGATAGATGAGAATCCGTTCGTGCGTCTCGGTCAGCTGCATTGACATCACTCCCACCAGATATCGGGTTGGGCCGGCGGATCGCGTCGCGCCGGCGCGCTGTCCAACCGTTCCAATTCTTCAACCACCGTTTCGATGACCTGCTGCACTGAGGATCGAACCGGATCGGTCAGCCTGGTGCCCTGCTCCGTACTTCCGGGCACGACACCGATCAGAAGGATCTCCTCCGGGTTGCTGTCCGCAAACTCCGTCGCCATCATGGCCTCGCGAAGCCCCGGCTCGTGAGGGCTCATACGAGAGGGCGGCGGCTTGGCGACAATTTCCCGATCGCGCAGCAACTTCAAGGTCCCCGCCGGCTCGTCTCCCTTGATCGTGTCGAGCACGATCACCATTCGGGCGTCGGCGAGATAGGGCGTGAAGTCGAGCCCGGGTGTGCCGAGATCCAATACCTCGACTCCCTGAGGAAACTCGTACTGTGCCTCGAGGACCTTGATGGCGTACGGACCCAGACCGTCGTCTGTGCAGAGCACGTTGCCGACTCCGAGGATGCGGATGGGCTTCGAATCATCCATCGGGGGATTGTGCCAGAGACGGCGCCGGAAAGACAGCATTGCCGCAGATCGCGAAGAAATTTCGGATTTCGGATTTCGAATTTCAGATTTCCGCCCACTCACCCTGTGATTATCGAATCATTCTCAGGAAAATTCGAAATTCGAAATTTCAATTTCGAAATATGAAAAAGGCCGGGAGCGTGGCTCCCGGCCGATAGTTGACGTTTCAATTTCGAATTCAGAATTCAGAATTCAAAATTCTCAAAGCACCCTGACCTTCGACACCTCATTCCCATCCGGATCGTGGGTATGGATGGCGCAGGCCAAGCACGGGTCGAAGGAGTGGATCGTCCGCAGCACCTCGAGCGGGCGCTCGGGATCGGCGATCGGGTTGCCGACCAGGGAGGCCTCGTAGGGTCCCATC
It includes:
- the hypD gene encoding hydrogenase formation protein HypD yields the protein MSSNLYKDPAAMAGILDELRREAAKLDRGVTLMEVCGTHTHSVAGAGLRRLMPDKVRLISGPGCPVCVTPVDYLDRALALASLPETIVCTFGDLMRVPSSTVSLERARAEGASVEIVYSPRDALDLARAHPDQRVIFLAVGFETTTPTIAGALSEAEEEGVPNFLLLPGNKTMPQVMRVLVDDPELDVDGFLLPGHVSVITGWKLFEFLAEDFDVSGVVAGFMPTDVVQGVLALVRQAVEGRAEIGNVYGRVVTAEGNLRARELVDCFFEPSDETWRGFGVVPGSGLGLRSEFDHRNAALIEVAVSEPAEPVGCRCGEVLRGVIDPPECPLFDSGCDPDTPVGACMVSSEGTCAAWYRHERWAEEAGP
- the rmuC gene encoding DNA recombination protein RmuC — translated: MTLSPVVFGVALAAALVVGGIVAWIVATTRSRLAHAQVETHLEKKISAEAARADHEAQSRSALERELATLREAKNELDRQVSAAEVQVKTVQERLEEQKAFITSSRKEFEDTFKALSAAALEGSSKQFLELAEQRWKTTREQSAADLEKRRQAIEAMLAPLKDTLKNLDAKTAEIEKERRGAYDGLKEHLSQLQSATATLQDKTTSLDTALRGTQVRGRWGELALRNIAELAGMTEHCDFTEQTTTDDGKRPDMVVRLPEGRFIAVDSKVPLSGYLKAVEASDEEGRQAGLREHVQAVRNHIKSLAARDYAANLEGDVDLVVLFLPGDPFLAAAFSEDPDLQVEAIGSRVLLATPTTLVALLRTVAIYHQHLALAENAREIGEVAGQLYDRAAKFGDDLARAGRGLKTAVDAFNAAVGSFERRILPMGQKLESLKVTEHTKRELAAPKSLSGGPRTVTPPNADDVGEEIDG
- the hypF gene encoding carbamoyltransferase HypF; protein product: MKKAAPIRVQIRWRGTVQGVGFRPVIHRIASSLGLSGWVINDPQGATAEIEGPAEVVEAFFDRVPTELPPLARLDRVERDEIEPLGEADFEVRTSTLGQREGALVPPDAVLCSDCRREMEDPEDRRYRYPFTTCTNCGPRFTLIRSLPYDRERTSMACFPLCTGCEKEYTDPGDRRFHAEPVACPICGPRLWIADECGQQIEGAEDPIARAREALLDGRIVAVKGLGGFQLACRADSTEAVNRLRRRKKRFGKPFAVMVRSLEVAEQTVVLDDAARELLESPRAPIVLAPRRGESAVSVEVAPGLEDLGVMLPTTPLHVELLRDPKMPPLVMTSGNLSEEPLRRGNREAIEGLAGIADCFLLHDRDVVRRLDDSVVRTSDRGPRLVRRARGWVPEPLPLPVSSPSVIVATGGHLQVTGCVAQSDQAFLSQHVGDLDSVPAREFLAEVLEGLLEFLEVEPEAVVADAHPDYPSSWMAREIADRCGVDVLPVQHHVAHVAAVLAEHERFPDVGDACLGIALDGTGWGPDGTAWGGEWLLLDGELRWSRPGHLDPLPLIGGEAAVREPWRVAVAALAGAGEERMIESTPMTAQIEKDHLTTMIRLASNRQWPLASGAGRVFEAAGALLGVGEVNRWEGEAAARLEALASRQSGDPEIWNDVTIEEREGIPVIPSSRLLVETARRAAEGEPSSTIAAGFHNTFSRLAAELTERVAGERRGIVALGGGCAVNRILCRTLSRDLEARGFEVLLPRNVPPGDGGLSYGQAVIAAVAAARGVKPTQTSERFQQVKSRK
- a CDS encoding HypC/HybG/HupF family hydrogenase formation chaperone; the protein is MCLAIPMVLVERNEFEGVAEIDGVQRRISVMYVPEAEVGDYVLVHAGFAIGQVDADEAAKTLEMLREYSDAMAEL
- a CDS encoding hydrogenase maturation nickel metallochaperone HypA, with amino-acid sequence MGIAIEVYKTCRQTIDAHGGGRLQQARVAVGELSAVEPDLLAYAWEAVIEGGADSGAQLVIEWCPADQRCATCGESKDRATGSWMRLCPDCGMPLEVCGGDELDVIDLSFEAADAAG
- the hypB gene encoding hydrogenase nickel incorporation protein HypB; amino-acid sequence: MKKVVTVKRRALAANEQRAEELRARFSDSGTLVANLISSPGSGKTTLLEATVRALDGELTTAVIEGDVATENDADRIRALGVPAHQILTGGGCHLDARQIETGIEDADFPEVDILFIENVGNLICPTTYDLGEDFKVVLLSVAEGDDKPVKYPAIFARAEVAVITKSDLLPHVPFDLASVRSQISSLNPKGTVLVTSSLAGDGLDGWLELLRARLAAKRQARG
- a CDS encoding hydrogenase maturation protease; this translates as MDDSKPIRILGVGNVLCTDDGLGPYAIKVLEAQYEFPQGVEVLDLGTPGLDFTPYLADARMVIVLDTIKGDEPAGTLKLLRDREIVAKPPPSRMSPHEPGLREAMMATEFADSNPEEILLIGVVPGSTEQGTRLTDPVRSSVQQVIETVVEELERLDSAPARRDPPAQPDIWWE
- the hypE gene encoding hydrogenase expression/formation protein HypE, translating into MKGPEKVLLAHGGGGRLTRRLVEELFLPALRNPHLETLTDAAVLPEMPPGRPALSTDAFVVDPPVFSGGDLGYLSICGTVNDLAMCGARPLWLTWALILEEGADGDLLETCVRGAAGAAEAAGVTVVAGDTKVVPRGKGDGLFAVTAGLGVVPPGRDLSDAHIEPGDAVLVSGPIGDHGATVLAHRHQLSAPGLRSDCAPLADMVETLLGSESAVKALHDPTRGGVVTVCHEVADRCGAKVVLREEALPVRREVAGVCDLLGLDPLALACEGRALAWVAAGDAEKALEALRSHPLGAESAIIGWMEEATSGAPPVVMKTRVGGERPLDLLSGLDLPRIC
- a CDS encoding NAD(P)-dependent oxidoreductase; protein product: MDLPRLIITGASGFIGRQLLDYFKDDFEIVGLARRSQSRCGAPVHKNISWHQVDIADRDALATTFHDIRKSGGANYVFHLAAHYDFTGEKHPEYWRTNVEGMRNVLEECRDLDLERLVFSSSVAVSSFPEKGEFLTEDSPPDGDHVYAVTKRMGEEMLAEFDDVPSCIIRLAALFSDWCEYAPLYIFLETWLSNVWNSHIIGGKGTTAIPYMHVREMGPFMRKLLELGDAIGQREIFIASPSETLSHKTLFDLANIDFHGQRQRPIFMPKTLARIGVWGRDLLGRVLGNRPFERPWMINFLDTDLAVDASNTYEKLGWRPRKRLLLQRRMPFMVEHRKVSPNEWHRLNRAAMKEVHLRPNLRINWLLEKHLDEICTQFLDQILSPGSATHFPSYQNVARDVLEWRFMILLRHLQSSIRTGDRGLFTTYCRDLAEKRLMQGFGVREVIGALLTVSALCVDTLLSDPDGEDLAGPIHDYLRMTVQFGCDQILEIYEEVGGEELEEEF